A section of the Oryza sativa Japonica Group chromosome 1, ASM3414082v1 genome encodes:
- the LOC4326324 gene encoding monothiol glutaredoxin-S5, producing the protein MYQAIPYSSTRPWLRPEPAASVVDVVKVETTTAVAGRGGEAEVVGEEEAAEVRRAVAESPVLVVGRRGCCLIHVVKRLLQGLGVNPAVHEVAGEAALKGVVPAGGEAAALPAVFVGGKLLGGLDRLMAVHISGELVPILKKAGALWL; encoded by the coding sequence ATGTACCAGGCGATCCCGTACAGCAGCACCCGGCCGTGGCTCAGGCcggagccggcggcgagcgtggTCGACGTCGTGAAGGtggagacgacgacggccgTCGCGGGTCGGGGCGGTGAGGCGGAGgtcgtgggggaggaggaggcggcggaggtgcggagggcggtggcggagagcCCGGTGCTGGTGGTGGGGAGGCGCGGGTGCTGCCTCATCCACGTGGTGAAGCGGCTGCTGCAGGGGCTCGGGGTCAACCCGGCCGTGCacgaggtcgccggcgaggccgcgctCAAGGGGGTTGTGCCGGCCGGTGGGGAGGCCGCGGCGCTCCCCGCCGTGTTCGTCGGGGGGAAGCTCCTCGGCGGGCTCGACCGCCTCATGGCCGTCCACATCTCCGGCGAGCTCGTGCCCATCCTCAAGAAGGCCGGTGCCCTCTGGCTTTAA
- the LOC4326325 gene encoding uncharacterized protein isoform X1, producing MAEKLGPEKRHAFVHNGQKVFEWDQTLEEVNMYIELPKGVPTKLFHCAIQATHVEVGIRGNPPYLNHDLTLPVKTDSSFWTIEDGEMHITLQKREKGKTWSSPIQGQGSLDPYAADQEQKRLMLQRFQEENPGFDFSQAQFTGTCPDPRTFMGGIRSD from the exons ATGGCAGAGAAATTGGGACCTGAGAAGCGGCACGCCTTCGTCCACAACG GGCAGAAGGTCTTTGAGTGGGACCAAACACTGGAGGAAGTGAACATGTACATTGAGCTCCCCAAGGGTGTGCCCACCAAGCTCTTTCACTGCGCCATCCAGGCCACTCATGTTGAGGTCGGCATCCGCGGCAATCCACCCTACCTCAAC CATGACCTGACACTCCCAGTGAAGACTGATTCATCATTCTGGACAATAG AGGATGGTGAAATGCACATCACActgcaaaaaagagagaaggggaaaacATGGTCATCTCCAATACAAGGCCAAGGTAGCTTAGATCCATATGCTGCAGACCAAGAACAAAAACGGCTTATGCTGCAAAGGTTTCAAGAAGAG AATCCAGGATTCGACTTCTCCCAGGCTCAGTTCACCGGAACCTGCCCTGACCCAAGAACCTTCATGGGTGGAATTCGCTCTGACTGA
- the LOC4326325 gene encoding uncharacterized protein isoform X2, with translation MYIELPKGVPTKLFHCAIQATHVEVGIRGNPPYLNHDLTLPVKTDSSFWTIEDGEMHITLQKREKGKTWSSPIQGQGSLDPYAADQEQKRLMLQRFQEENPGFDFSQAQFTGTCPDPRTFMGGIRSD, from the exons ATGTACATTGAGCTCCCCAAGGGTGTGCCCACCAAGCTCTTTCACTGCGCCATCCAGGCCACTCATGTTGAGGTCGGCATCCGCGGCAATCCACCCTACCTCAAC CATGACCTGACACTCCCAGTGAAGACTGATTCATCATTCTGGACAATAG AGGATGGTGAAATGCACATCACActgcaaaaaagagagaaggggaaaacATGGTCATCTCCAATACAAGGCCAAGGTAGCTTAGATCCATATGCTGCAGACCAAGAACAAAAACGGCTTATGCTGCAAAGGTTTCAAGAAGAG AATCCAGGATTCGACTTCTCCCAGGCTCAGTTCACCGGAACCTGCCCTGACCCAAGAACCTTCATGGGTGGAATTCGCTCTGACTGA